The Canis lupus familiaris isolate Mischka breed German Shepherd chromosome 1, alternate assembly UU_Cfam_GSD_1.0, whole genome shotgun sequence DNA window cttctttctttctttcttttcttctttcttttttcttctttctttctttttttctttctttttctcttctttctttctttctttctttctttctttctttctttctttctttctttctttctttcttttttctttttcttctcttccctttcttctcttctctttcttctctctttctctttcaagtaggcttcatgcccagtgcagagcccagtgtagggctcaaactcatgaccatgagatcaagacctaagccgagatcaagtcagatgctcaaccaactgagccacccaggcactccagccTTGGATCTTTTCTTAAATGCCTCCTTTGCTCCCACTCCCTTCATGGTCCTCCAGCCCCATGGCCTGTTCACTAGGCCTCCTGAGCATCTCTCCCATCTgttgcctcctcccctccctacaCCAGGCTTTTTAGTCTTAGCCCCATCCTCTTCTATCTAGGTCTCTGGCCTACTGCCTCCCTGGGGTCTCTGGCTCCAGTCCTGAGCTGTTCTCTACAGGAGCATCTTTCTACATTGAGCCATGTCCTTTGGCCTCTCAGCTCTGAGTACTCTTCTGGTAATATCCAAGCATCAAAACATGACCTCAGCACCCTTGCCTGCTCTGGAGCTATGTCGTTATGGACAAGCTGGCCCAGCTGTCTGCCCTAATGTCCCCTCAGTTTGTGTCCCCTGGGTCTCTACTCCCAGAGTAGGGGAGTATATAGAGGAGAGTGGTTAGAGAACCTCCATAGTCGTTTCACCCAAGATCTCTGGCGGGGGACTGGTGCTAAGCTTATTAGGTGGACAGTGGGTAGTGTACAAGGTGTTTTGGGGGGGGGCTGGTTTTTATTGCCTTTCAGCCTTCCCCCTTCTTGACAGCACATTTTCCTTACAAGGACTGTCCTTCCTCACACATAATCAAGAGATTTGGGTAGGACTGCCCTCAGCTCCAGGGGTGAACTCAATTGGTTTAACTCTGGCAGTGTGAGTAGTGAAGGGGTGAGCTCAGGATCCGCCCCCATCCAATCAAAGTGACTGACAGGACCTGCCTGGGAATGTTGGACTCCAGCCCCTTCTATGGACAATAAGATAAGTGGACAAACAGCCTCAGGCTATGAAGGGGGCTGGCCTGACATTAGAGACCACACTCAGAGGAAGGCAGGTCAAGGAAAGCTACAGTGAAATGGAGCCAACATCCTGTAGACATTGAGGACTTCTGAATCAAACTATGCCTGAAGCCTATATTAaagcccataaaaaaaaaataaagcccataaATTACCACTTCTATGCAGGCCATTTGAATGAAATTTTTGCTACTTGCAACTAAAAAAAAGCCTTCTCTCCAGAGTTCCTTCCTTAAGCTAGACACTAGATAGGTatggaaattcaaaatatttaatgactggTACTAAACCTGGGCACTGAACAATCAGAATGTACTGTAGGCCACAGCAGCAGGCCTGGGTCATAGAAGTCCTTACTGGGCTGTAGGGAGGTTGGGGCAGCCCAGGATGGGGCAGAGTTGGCAGGTACACAGAGAAGCTGCTATTTACCAACTGGCACAGAAGGATTTTGATTTTAATGACCCATATGGCTGTGTGGTACAAACTAACTGAACATGAGCCCTTACAGGGGCCCATAGCTGGTCCTGAAATGAGGATTTAAGCGTAAAGGAGAAGTGAAAAttgaagcaaaaccaaaaaaaaaaaaaaaatgcctgggaCGGAGGATAGTTGCATTTCCAAGATGGTGCAGGAAGTAAGGGGAGAGCACTggttgggggtgggcaggcaAGAGGTTCAGGTAATAGAATGCTTCTTTGAGGTTTCCACAGGggcctcctctttctcctccaccACTTTGGAACTGACGCTGGAGCTGACCTTGGATTTGGTCTCAGATGTCCCACTAACGATTCTAGAAGGGGAAGTGTAGGTGTAGTAGGACTCCGATGTGATGATGTTGTTTATCTTCCAGCGGAGCGTGTTGCAGGCCTTCACCACAACAGGCAGCAGGAGGCAGAAGACGATATAGAGGATCACCAGGCCAATAAACACGCTGGATGACACCTGGAGACACCATACAACAGGCATGGGTGGGCAGCCTGAGAGCCCCATTCCCCTAACAGGGCAGCTCCTGCGTATCCACTCACCATGAGGATCAAGAGTGCCCGCTTGGCACTGAGTGGGAGCCCATGGATATGCAGCAGGAAGGTGAGCTGGTAGTCACAGTATGTGCTCTTGTCCACACctctgggggttggggtggggttcAGTATTGGGGAGGAGTCAGGCATCCCATAGGAACCCCCAACTCTATCTGGGTGCCATGCCTGGCTCACCTGTTGCTTACCAACACCTTGAAGAAGAATTCGGGGGCGAAGATGGTATGGGGAATGGTGTCATGGCATGGGGAGTTCCTCAGACACAGCCACCTGGGGACCCAAGTTCAGACAATGTGCTACACATCATGCCTAGCATGTGCCAATCTCTGATCTCCCCCTCCAGCCCACAAACTGGGTGAGCACCAACTAGATGCAATATCATCCCTTCTTCCCTGAttcactccttcattcattcatccaataagGTTGACTCCATGTCTACCCATGTGACAGGCTGTTTACTCATTCATGTCCTCCTGTCTTACCATCTCCATCTGTCAATTCCTCCATTAGGATGCATTCATCTAGATTATGGAGTATATGTCTATCATTTGCCAATTCCTCTTTCATTCCTTGctgccttcatttcttcatcccACAAATATACCTGGAGTACCTACTAGGTACAAAGTCACATCTCCATTCATTTATGCTTtcctttattcacttattcaataaatacaagTTGAATACTGATTAGGTGCAAGTTGGTtgccccattcattcattcacctccTTCATTTGCTCATGATACTGTTATTATCTTCCTTTCACTGAACCAAAAGTAGTTATTGAGCCCCTACATACTAATTTgttcctccagggcagccccagtggcgcagcagtttggcgccgcctgcagcctggggtgtgatcctggagacccgggatcgagtcccacactgggctccctgcatggagcctgcttctccctgtgcctgtgtctctgcctctctccctctgtgtctatgaataaataaatgaaatctttaaaaaaatattttaaataaaaaaaaataataatttgttcctccattgttttattcattcattatgaCCTCCACTCAAATGTCAATAAATGCCTACCATGTGTGAgtgaatgaattcattcattgtCTCATTCACAAATACTGTGTTTAGGCTATCAGGACCTGGACATATAAGCATACAGACCCCACGACAGTAACAGCCCAGAGGGCAGGTTGGGATTGGGGAGGCACAAGTATAGAGAGGTGAGGGTAAGAACAGGTGAAGCACAGGAGGACATGGGAACGAATGTCCCCTCGGACGAAGGGACATCTGAATTAAGGCCTGAAGAAAAACTAAGAGTCAGCCACTTGAGGAACACGAAGGTGGTCAGTCTGGCTTGAGGATCAAGAGGTCTCCCTGAGGAGAAGGGATGACAGCCCAGGCAGACTGTGGACAGGTGGGGGATAAAGGGACCAGCAGGCAGGCCATGCACTCACTCGATGCCCAAACTCTGGTGGGTCATGATGTTGAAGGCTGGGTCCTTGGTGGTCGTTGTGTTCTTTGTGGTCCAGATGAGGCTCTGAGTCCTACACAGGACCGAGTAAcctcagggcagggtgggggtgggggtgggggtggtccttggcaggcaggaggcaggtgcAGAGAGGCCTACAGTATGAACAGTTGGGggtaaggagcagagggaggggtggggcctCAGCCTGGGTAGGGCAAGCATCTGTGCCATCCTAGGAGCCTGAGATACCAGGTGAGTGGTGCTTGTGGGTGAGCATGTGGTCCGTGGCTGGGAAGCAGGAGGGGTCtgcaggggagagagggcagaTTGTGGGCAGGGTCCCACAGGAATTACTTGTCCAATGGGCTGTTGAAGCGGTAAATCTCCTCCTCGCTGTATTCCCTGATGGTGTCCATCGTGGGCCCGCCGCCTATCACCTTGAGCACGTAGCTGCCAGGTGCAGAGGTGCACATGGACTGGCTTCAGGATCCAGAGTCCTGCCTCACCTCTACCACTCCGTACTCTATCCCCCTACCCACTCCCTGCCCTGCCAACCAAACTCCCGTCAGGCATTGATTTGGCTATGTCTTTACCTGCCCTGAAAACTGCCCGAATCTCCTGTCACCAGATCTTGGATCAAGAAGAAAGGGTAGAAGACTGTGGGGTTGGAGGGAGTCAGGAGGAGAAGAAATTAGCCTCAGAATtaggaggatggagaggggaggaaggagagttgAGAAGACcaaagggaagagcagaggtTGAGTGAGGAACTGAGTGAGCAGTGAGGGAAGGCGGGCCCAGTGGTGGGGACAGAGGACAGTGAACAAATGAGGTGAGGGCACTGGACACGCACTGTCACGGAAGAGGAAGCAGGGCATCTCGGGGTCAACATTCACACAGTCAAAGTAGTGCTTGTTCTGCAGGCGGTTGTACTCTAGCGTGTAGGTGATGTCAAATGCCAGGCGCTTGCCTGGGGGGCAGCCGATGAGCACTGGCACCATGAAGTTGCCCTAAGTGGGAGGAGAAACTTTGCACTGGACGGCAGGGCCGGGGAGACACCCTTCCTCccacacacaccacctcttccTGCCAGGCTCACCCTCACCATTGCCATAtgatcattattatcattaaaacAATACTCTAATAACTgcatttgtgcatgtgtgcaaagCACTGGATGATGTTCTAAGTGCTTCAGACTCaaatttaatcctcaaaaaaacGAGCCTTGTATGGTAGAGACTCTTCATATCTCCATTACAGAGATGGCAAAAATCAGGCACAGGGAAGTCCAGCCATTTATTAATTATCCGAAGCCACATCTGAAGTGGTAGAGCTGCAGTGGGAGCTGGGAGTTTGGTTCCAGCTACCTCccaaaaaagacacacaaaatcaCTAACACCTACACCCACGAAGAGGCCACCTCAGAGGTGGATTGCACAGGGCTCAGATTGGGCCTGTCAAATAATAGATCTGGGAGGAGCCTGGGATATAGGAGGGAAGTGGAGCCCAGGATGGGGGTTAGGAGTCAGGGAATTCCTATGACCTTGTTTTCGGGATGAACGACTTCAGGCCCCTTTCAGGGGTAAGGTCCAAAGGCTTCATCCAATTGTCAAAGGGATGTGGGCATCCACAGACCATGGCCTGGGCTTGACTGTGACTGTGGAGAGGTGCTGATGGCCAGAGATTAAGCACTCCCCCTGCTAGGCCTGGGCCCAAGATTTTACACCTATCAGCCACTCACTCACTGGGCGGTCCAATGGACACCCCAGATTCAGTCTATCCACAACCCATCTTGGTTAATGGCACCTCATCTCTCCATGTTCAGGATAAAAGCCTCGCGGGGGAAACCTCTCTTTCGCTCACACCCACAGCCAGTCCATCTCGACATCCTGTTGTCTCTGGACTTTGAAACAGAGCCATTCTCTCCATAACCCCCTGAACTCTTTTGACATGGCCCACTTTGTGCCAATTGGGAACAAAAAGTCCTATGTCACAGATGCTTTACTTTCCCCTGCAGAAATATATTAGAAGGGACATAAAAGCATGGGTGCAATGTACACAACCATAAAGGCAGCCCTTTCCGCAAACATGAATGGACGAaaggagtgggtgggtgggtgggtgaatgaaaaggaagaaattatgaATGCACTAGTGGGATTTCCGGGGTGAGTAATCAGAATCAGCAGTGTTGAGATTCGACCTAATCCCCTCCCTCCCAACACAGGGCCCAGTACCCCAAGGTCCAATACTTGCATGCGCGGTCCCTGGTGTGTGTTCTGGAAGCAGCGGCCCACCGTGCCTACCACCTGCGGGAAGGAGCATGTGAGGATGgtcgccccccacccctgccccccaccctgccccctttcccctccccccgcGGGCCTCCCCTCCAGGCTTGGACCGAACCTTCACCAACATGGAGGTCTTCAAGAGGTGATGTCCACTAATGCCCTGATCAAAGCAAGACCTTTTATCACTGAGCGTAACCTGGGATGGGGGATAGAAATGAAAGCGTCAAGGGACCTGCCCGAGGAcccgggggaggggtggggggccctTCTAACGGTCCCGACCCAGGTAGCTCCGCCTCCCACCTCGGCACCCCCTCTCCGCTTTATCTCACCCAGAAAAGCACCGAGTTGCGATTAGTGAGCACCTCCTCCTTCACCACCGCCTCCAGGCAGCCCGGGTCGGCCAGCACCACTCCCAGATCCACTTTGCTGCCCAGGTCTACAGCGGCGAGCACTACAAGCGCAGGCGGGGTCAGGGCCTCGGCCCGGGACGCTCCCCCGCTCCCCAgaccccgccccccggcccctggGCCAGCCCGTCGGCCCCAGGCCGGCCTCGCCCACAGACCGCGCTCCTGTAAGTTGATCGAGTGGCCCCGGACGGTCAGGAAGACGGAGAAGCTGTAGCTGGTGCCCTTGTCCAGGAAGATGCGCTCGGGCAGCTCGTGCTTGGCCTTGAGGTCGTAGATCTTCTCGTAGCTGGTCATGTCAATGTACACGTTGCTCGCGCTCTGCAAGTTGCTGGCCAGATAGAAGTAGTAATCCTGGGGGACGGATGCCGGGCAGCGTCGGACCCCCGGCGGGGACGCCGCCGCTCTCCCGACCCCCAACCCTCTCCACGTACCCGGTTCAGTTTCTTGTTCTTCCACCAGCGCCAGGTGGAGTCGTGCACCGGGTCCGCGTAAGGCTGGGGGACGCCGGCAGGGTGATGGGGGTGTGGAGGCGCCCGGCGGCCCCAGCCCCTAACCAAGCCAAAGCCGACAGACCCTGGCCCGCCCCCAAGCCCTACGTCCCGCTCAacagcccccctccccaagccGCGTCTCCGAAGCCCTGCTCgccgcgcccccagcccccctcgGCCGCGACTCTCCCAGGCGAGCTCCGCCCGCTGCAGCCTCTACCGGTGCCGTCGAGGCCCGCCGGCCTTGCCTGCTGGGCCTCCTCAGTCCCCTCTCCCGTCAGACCCGCCCCGGGCGCCCACCTTGAGGTACTTGGAGTGCAGACAAAGCAGATGGTAGATGAGGCCCTGGTAGACGGCGAGCGAGTTCTCGTCGTGGAAGCCCGAGGGCTCCAGCATGCGCGGCGGGTGCGCCTGGTAGCGCTCCTGGCGGGTGTAGACCTGCGGGTTGGGCAGGTCCCGCAGGCGTATCACCGTGAAGGGGCAGAAGTTGGTGAACGGGAGCGTCAGTTggttcctgggggagggggggctctgACTCTAACGCCCCAggcgcacccccacccccacccccaggccttccTCCCAACCTCTGCGCTGCTGCCTAGTCCAGGCTAATCCAGCCCTGACCTGtggcctcagcctcagccccTGGTGCCCCTGGACAATTCCCCTGGAGTCCCTGGGTGCATCAGACCAGAGCTGGGGACCCCACCCGGGGACCCCAccctaggccccgcccccccccaacctcTTCCACCTCCGCTTGGGACAATTCCCCTGGAGTCCCTGGGTCCGTCAGACCAGAGCTGGGGACCCCAccctaggccccgccccccgcaaccTCTTCCACCTCCGCTTTCTCCcgcctgcctcctctcctctcccgcctgcctcctctcccaggcCCTTCTGCAGGTCACCAGAAGGAGCGTTATTGCAGTAAAGTCAGGCCGTGCGTCCCTCCCTCAGTACATCAGGGCTCCCCAGGAGGCAAGATGAGGCCCGGCTTCCTCCCTGCGATCACCAGGCTCGCCTGTGCACCCTGCCACGAGCAGCGCGCTCTGCGGCTGTACTTTTCTGGCAGTCTTGAACACCCATCTGCTTTCCTCCCCAAGGCCTGGGCACCCGTGGctcgcccacccccaccccttcacccCCTCCCGGAACCCCTTCTCCATCTTACCACCTGGCTAATTCTTCTTCCCCCTTCAGCTCACAGCTCATGCATCTCTTCCTCTCTGAAGTTCTCCCGGAGGCACCCACCTCCCCCAGTGTCCACCAGGCCCCTCCCTTGAGCCTCCATGGGCTTCCATCACAGCCCTGAGGTGGTCACTGGGGATGCCTTGATCTCCCTCTCGGAGTAGGGGCTTTCGTCCTCGCAGCCCCAGAAACCCCGGCTACTGGTGTGGCCCAGCATCTTCTCACCCCCGCTGATGCAAGAGGTAGTGATCGCTGAGCTGGTGGTACATCAGGAGCTCCTCCACCGGCATAAGCCTCTTGACAAGCCGGCCCTTCTGGTTGTTCATAAGGTACACCAGCTGCGGTGGGAAGGCAGGGCCAGGTGAGCCGGCCACCCTGTGGTTCCCCGGTGTCTCccatgccccccgccccgcacctgGTATAGTTTGCTGTCTTCGTAGAAGAGGGTGACCATGGTTTCATTGGAGGTGTACAGAGAGGACTGGTGCATCATCTGTAGGTTGATGTACATCCCCCAGCCTTTGGATGGGAAGAGCTTGTACATCCGGTAGCTGCCCTCCAGGAGGTACCAGATCTGCAGGTGTGAcagcgggtgtgtgtgtgtgaccccACGTCTCCCTCTGTGTGGAGCGATGGCCCGGTACCTTGGGGGTGAGGCTCGAGGTGGGTGGTCCCCAGCCGGGACCAGGTGAACTCACACACCTACTTCCCAGAGCCCGCAGGCCTCTGCTTCCAGCTCCCATTCGCCATGATAAACATCTTCAGGGTTTCAGTCGGCTTGAGTGGCTATTACTTGAACTGAAGCGTCCCTAATACATACACCCCTCCAGGCCAGGATTCCCAGGAGCACACCCTATTTTCTCCTCACTCTTTGCACCCACCAGGATCTCACCATCCCCTTGGTCTCAGTTTCCCATCTCTGCACTGATGCCCACCCCACAACGCATTTGACTCAAGACCTCATCCCCTTCTGAGACTCAGCCTGGAAGAGCCTTTCCAGCCTTCAGGATGTCCCTCCTCCATGCAGCCTCCTCTATGAAGCCCTCCctgatacacacacacccccagacTGAACAGGAAGTTCAACAGCATGCCCTTTCTGAACTTCTATAGGTACtatcttcccccccacccccgccaccccgcAGCCCTGACTACTCTGAACTATCACTTTCTGGGAAAGACTTGGTCTTCCCAGTTGGACTGTGGCCCTGTgagggtgaggtccagagctgaCTCAGTCACCAGTGTAGTCACCAGTGTATACACCAGTGTATCCACCAGTGTATCCCCAGTGTATGTAGCATGGGGTCAGgtatacagtaagtgctcaatgtTTATGAAGTGAACCACAGGACGGAATGAAAGAGGGACCCCTGTGGAAATCAGATCAGGACTCTCACTCTGCCAAAAGACTGGGGACAAATAAACTTCTGAGTTCCAGGGTGCTCCGCTATAAATGGAGCTTCTGTTGCCCTCCTCTGGGATCCCTGAGGATGTTTCCTTCCCTGAACCCTTTTACCCTGACAGGGGGAGAAGGGAGACCTCTGGGGtttggggagagaagcagggcagCCTACCTCTTCAGTCTCTGTGACAATAGCCATGTCCCCATGGAATGAGTTGACCAGGTACTTAATGGACTCCTCCTTGGGGAAATCCGCCAGGTAGATGAAATTTTCATAGTTGTAGCTGCACGGGCAGAAATGGGAGCTAGGGACCCCCAGGCGAGGTCCCCGCAGGATATCCGCTTCCCCCAACTCCGGGCCTAACATATCCCAAGACCCCTAACATGACCCATTTACTCAGTTCTCTGCTAGCCTTGTGAGAACACATAGCAAAGCCTGGGTGACCAGCCCACCTGTAGACAGGAGCATGTGGCCAACCTAGCACTTTGCCAACAGCCCCCGGAGCCGGCTAAGCTCCCGAGGAGTGCAGAGTGTCCTAACCTTTCCCGCTGATGATGCCCTTCGCGTAAGTTGGGTCCTTACATCGGGTTTCATTGAAATGTCAGCTTCCCCATCCCAGCCCTGACCACCCCAGCCCGCTTTCCCCCCATCACAGTTCTGATAACTTCTGGACTTGCGCATGCTCTGAAAACCTGAGGACTCCAGAAAGGGCCCCCACCCTGATGGGACCAGAAGCAGAATATACAGGCCCAGCCCCACACCTCTGCAGGAGGAAGTTGCCCCAGATGAGCAGCAGGTTTTTATACGGGTTGTAGAACATGCCCTTGGGTACCATTGGGAAGCTGGTATAAGACTCTGTTCCTAGGATCATCAGAAACTCCAGGCCACGAGCTGGTTGGGGAAGAGGCAAAGTGGACACAGAAGTGAGGGAAGGGTCACCTGGGCCCCTCTTGGCCCTCATCCACCTTTGAGACCCCCCCTCCGCTTTCCCTACCTACCATCAGGGATGAATTCCGGGATGGTGTAGAGGATGACCAGGTTATCACGGACTACAGCCGGGGAGAACACAGCAAAATCTTCTGAGGCTCTGAGCTTTCAAAATCTAAAACTGGGCAAGTCACCAGCTTCCCAAACCCTCCAAAAAACCCTCCAGTGGTTTCTTATTTGGGCCTATTAGCCCTTAGAGTTTCTTTATGGGAATATGTTAGAGCACACGACTTCCTCCTCTGACTTCTTGGCTAGTGAGTACAGTGCATGGACTATACAACTGTCCATGGCAGCCCTATTCTCTGTtcagacaaaataataaaataaaataaaataaataaaataaaataaaataaataaaataaaataaaataaaatagggatccctgggtggcgcagcggtttggcgcctgcctttggcccagggcgcgatcctggagacccgggatcgaatcccacgtcgggctcccggtgcatggagcctgcttttccctctccctctgcctgtgtctctgcctctctctctctctctctctgtgtgactatcataaataaataaataaataaataaataataaataaataaataaataaataaataaataaataaaataaaataaaataaataaaacttccttaTTGTGAGCCCCAAGACCCTTCCAGATTTGGCTTCTGCTCACCTCTTCAATCTCCCTCCCATCATATTTTCCCTCTGTTCCAGTCATATTTGTTTCTCCTGTTTATTCGTCCCACCAAGCCCATTCTCCACCACTACCCTTTACCCAAGAGTGATGTGAGCAACATTTCCCTCCCACTgtctgctgagcacagaccccgCAGACAGGCACAAAGTTCACaatcctgccccttc harbors:
- the CATSPERG gene encoding cation channel sperm-associated protein subunit gamma isoform X2, which gives rise to MERGRAKREKGVRKCRGSGEVRTEQALTDKVRATFCAAPRCALMALCGRNSRVLPALWALLAVLLVPWRLWAIEDIEECTWQVVLNKFETVGKNGMSDRFFSQEPLETVDNVFRPLVDAPTDQDEKYLSFPYYLKINYSCNGESSEAQVRKGHLTGLKPVVLVTFQSPVNFHRWKIEQLQIQMEAAPFRSKEEVCVMSWYTPMPIKNGSVVMRVDVSSNGLGPFIHDKRFQVNINGFLQRQQDDTLQFTVGNEIFNLIPRYFVNVPSRPLWHTVDQAPVLILGGISDEKFILLTDTSFRDFFLVELNIDSCWVGSFYCPQASFTATIYDAIATESTLFIRQNQLVYYFTGTYITLHESNHGSGSWVRVLANECIKRLCPVHFHSNGSEYIMALTTGKREGYVHFGTITDGHVSFQLLPKQRSVCEGIEVVNCSITWAVFIADDYNLLMLVEIEAPTTRNYFQVVSYDLVRDNLVILYTIPEFIPDARGLEFLMILGTESYTSFPMVPKGMFYNPYKNLLLIWGNFLLQSYNYENFIYLADFPKEESIKYLVNSFHGDMAIVTETEEIWYLLEGSYRMYKLFPSKGWGMYINLQMMHQSSLYTSNETMVTLFYEDSKLYQLVYLMNNQKGRLVKRLMPVEELLMYHQLSDHYLLHQRGNQLTLPFTNFCPFTVIRLRDLPNPQVYTRQERYQAHPPRMLEPSGFHDENSLAVYQGLIYHLLCLHSKYLKPYADPVHDSTWRWWKNKKLNRDYYFYLASNLQSASNVYIDMTSYEKIYDLKAKHELPERIFLDKGTSYSFSVFLTVRGHSINLQERVLAAVDLGSKVDLGVVLADPGCLEAVVKEEVLTNRNSVLFWVTLSDKRSCFDQGISGHHLLKTSMLVKVVGTVGRCFQNTHQGPRMQGNFMVPVLIGCPPGKRLAFDITYTLEYNRLQNKHYFDCVNVDPEMPCFLFRDIFYPFFLIQDLVTGDSGSFQGSYVLKVIGGGPTMDTIREYSEEEIYRFNSPLDKTQSLIWTTKNTTTTKDPAFNIMTHQSLGIEWLCLRNSPCHDTIPHTIFAPEFFFKVLVSNRGVDKSTYCDYQLTFLLHIHGLPLSAKRALLILMVSSSVFIGLVILYIVFCLLLPVVVKACNTLRWKINNIITSESYYTYTSPSRIVSGTSETKSKVSSSVSSKVVEEKEEAPVETSKKHSIT
- the CATSPERG gene encoding cation channel sperm-associated protein subunit gamma isoform X6; amino-acid sequence: MERGRAKREKGVRKCRGSGEVRTEQALTDKVRATFCAAPRCALMALCGRNSRVLPALWALLAVLLVPWRLWAIEDIEECTWQVVLNKFETVGKNGMSDRFFSQEPLETVDNVFRPLVDAPTDQDEKYLSFPYYLKINYSCNGESSEAQVRKGHLTGLKPVVLVTFQSPVNFHRWKIEQLQIQMEAAPFRSKEECIAEEVCVMSWYTPMPIKNGSVVMRVDVSSNGLGPFIHDKRFQVNINGFLQRQQDDTLQFTVGNELNIDSCWVGSFYCPQASFTATIYDAIATESTLFIRQNQLVYYFTGTYITLHESNHGSGSWVRVLANECIKRLCPVHFHSNGSEYIMALTTGKREGYVHFGTITDGHVSFQLLPKQRSVCEGIEVVNCSITWAVFIADDYNLLMLVEIEAPTTRNYFQVVSYDLVRDNLVILYTIPEFIPDARGLEFLMILGTESYTSFPMVPKGMFYNPYKNLLLIWGNFLLQSYNYENFIYLADFPKEESIKYLVNSFHGDMAIVTETEEIWYLLEGSYRMYKLFPSKGWGMYINLQMMHQSSLYTSNETMVTLFYEDSKLYQLVYLMNNQKGRLVKRLMPVEELLMYHQLSDHYLLHQRGNQLTLPFTNFCPFTVIRLRDLPNPQVYTRQERYQAHPPRMLEPSGFHDENSLAVYQGLIYHLLCLHSKYLKPYADPVHDSTWRWWKNKKLNRDYYFYLASNLQSASNVYIDMTSYEKIYDLKAKHELPERIFLDKGTSYSFSVFLTVRGHSINLQERVLAAVDLGSKVDLGVVLADPGCLEAVVKEEVLTNRNSVLFWVTLSDKRSCFDQGISGHHLLKTSMLVKVVGTVGRCFQNTHQGPRMQGNFMVPVLIGCPPGKRLAFDITYTLEYNRLQNKHYFDCVNVDPEMPCFLFRDIFYPFFLIQDLVTGDSGSFQGSYVLKVIGGGPTMDTIREYSEEEIYRFNSPLDKTQSLIWTTKNTTTTKDPAFNIMTHQSLGIEWLCLRNSPCHDTIPHTIFAPEFFFKVLVSNRGVDKSTYCDYQLTFLLHIHGLPLSAKRALLILMVSSSVFIGLVILYIVFCLLLPVVVKACNTLRWKINNIITSESYYTYTSPSRIVSGTSETKSKVSSSVSSKVVEEKEEAPVETSKKHSIT
- the CATSPERG gene encoding cation channel sperm-associated protein subunit gamma isoform X7, coding for MERGRAKREKGVRKCRGSGEVRTEQALTDKVRATFCAAPRCALMALCGRNSRVLPALWALLAVLLVPWRLWAIEDIEECTWQVVLNKFETVGKNGMSDRFFSQEPLETVDNVFRPLVDAPTDQDEKYLSFPYYLKINYSCNGESSEAQVRKGHLTGLKPVVLVTFQSPVNFHRWKIEQLQIQMEAAPFRSKEECIAEEVCVMSWYTPMPIKNGSVVMRVDVSSNGLGPFIHDKRFQVNINGFLQRQQDDTLQFTVGNEIFNLIPRYFVNVPSRPLWHTVDQAPVLILGGISDEKFILLTDTSFRDFFLVELNIDSCWVGSFYCPQASFTATIYDAIATESTLFIRQNQLVYYFTGTYITLHESNHGSGSWVRVLANECIKRLCPVHFHSNGSEYIMALTTGKREGYVHFGTITDGHVSFQLLPKQRSVCEGIEVVNCSITWAVFIADDYNLLMLVEIEAPTTRNYFQVVSYDLVRDNLVILYTIPEFIPDARGLEFLMILGTESYTSFPMVPKGMFYNPYKNLLLIWGNFLLQSYNYENFIYLADFPKEESIKYLVNSFHGDMAIVTETEEIWYLLEGSYRMYKLFPSKGWGMYINLQMMHQSSLYTSNETMVTLFYEDSKLYQLVYLMNNQKGRLVKRLMPVEELLMYHQLSDHYLLHQRGSTPARSATRRTRRACWSPRASTTRTRSPSTRASSTICFVCTPSTSSNLQSASNVYIDMTSYEKIYDLKAKHELPERIFLDKGTSYSFSVFLTVRGHSINLQERVLAAVDLGSKVDLGVVLADPGCLEAVVKEEVLTNRNSVLFWVTLSDKRSCFDQGISGHHLLKTSMLVKVVGTVGRCFQNTHQGPRMQGNFMVPVLIGCPPGKRLAFDITYTLEYNRLQNKHYFDCVNVDPEMPCFLFRDIFYPFFLIQDLVTGDSGSFQGSYVLKVIGGGPTMDTIREYSEEEIYRFNSPLDKTQSLIWTTKNTTTTKDPAFNIMTHQSLGIEWLCLRNSPCHDTIPHTIFAPEFFFKVLVSNRGVDKSTYCDYQLTFLLHIHGLPLSAKRALLILMVSSSVFIGLVILYIVFCLLLPVVVKACNTLRWKINNIITSESYYTYTSPSRIVSGTSETKSKVSSSVSSKVVEEKEEAPVETSKKHSIT